A window of the Cutaneotrichosporon cavernicola HIS019 DNA, chromosome: 6 genome harbors these coding sequences:
- a CDS encoding uncharacterized protein (Belongs to the Ca(2) cation antiporter (CaCA) (TC 2.A.19) family) produces MVIPAPITDAEPEPDIRSHHHGNTSDLHNEQHGAAHDLNTTVGDDVLRDHDFATRNMTGTPVLPPIAPTPEHVPSPRIVLPPRHQAPTISTLSDTDTPHDVDDDLPPPTYMEGFKNTIKTVPVIVAAPILCPIAWGLHFSGQSPVAVFVVSLFAIIPLAGGLSFATEELATRLGDAWGGLLNATFGNAIELLIAILALVKGDIDIVQASMAGSILSNILLVLGMSYFAGGLRFHEQLYAVVGAQTHISLLCISVAAILLPEAYHLSYPTTTQTQDNQVTDRASVRLSAGELKDILSMSRGLSFILLFVYALYLTFQLYTHAYLFSVDREQENNDDLPEPKHHKVFPKPNWVPSLHTIMSRDTVSHQDRNTPTPHSRNTPTPSRPFMPRTDTDGDLGATTAHPDVEQQRQAMSHSLSTYLASQVMEHDDVRLREKGGADTETEPSPIEIPPRSPESIRFTLTTADTIDDIERQRPKRKVIPKPKPKVPTYYAFASLLVFTGLAGITAECLVASIDGLTEHTGVSREFIGMIVLPVVGNAVEHITAVTVSLKDRLNLSLSIAVGSSVQVSLGLLPLLVLIGWMIDQPMSLLFDTFETICLVLAVIIVNAAIADGRTNFLEGAVLMMTWVCMAVVTWYYNPIR; encoded by the exons ATGGTCATACCTGCCCCCATtaccgacgccgagcccgagcccgatATACGAAGCCACCATCATGGCAACACTTCAGACTTACACAACGAGCAGCATGGCGCAGCTCACGACTTAAACACCACTGTCGGTGACGATGTCTTGCGTGACCATGACTTCGCCACGCGGAACATGACTGGCACCCCAGTCTTGCCTCCAATCGCGCCCACGCCGGAGCATGTACCTTCCCCCAGGATcgtcctccctccccgccaTCAGGCGCCTACGATCAGCACTTTGAGCGACACAGACACGCCCCacgacgttgacgacgatCTTCCCCCGCCCACGTACATGGAGGGCTTCAAG aaCACGATCAAGACTGTCCCCGTCATCGTCGCGGCGCCCATCCTCTGTCCTATTGCCTGGGGTCTTCACTTCAGCGGACAGAGCCCTGTCGCAGTCTTCGTCGTATCGCTCTTCGCGATCATTCCACTCGCAGGTGGACTAAGCTTCGC CACCGAAGAACTTGCCACCCGACTTGGCGATGCATGGGGTGGTCTGCTCAACGCCACGTTCGGCAATGCAATAGAGCTTCTCATTGCCATTCTCGCTCTTGTCAAGGGTGACATCGACATTGTCCAGGCATCCATGGCCGGCTCCATTTTAAGTAACA TCTTGCTCGTCCTGGGTATGAGTTACTTCGCTGGTGGTCTCCGTTTCCATGAGCAGCTCTACGCTGTCGTTGGCGCGCAGACCCATATTTCCCTCCTCTGTATCTCGGTCGCCGCGATCCTCCTTCCGGAGGCCTACCACCTGTCGTACCCCACGACCACCCAGACGCAGGACAACCAGGTGACCGACCGGGCCAGCGTCAGGCTGTCGGCGGgtgagctcaaggacatACTCAGCATGAGTCGCGGCCTCAgcttcatcctcctcttcgtTTACGCCCTTTACCTCACCTTCCAGCTGTACACGCACGCGTATCTGTTCAGCGTCGACCGTGAGCAGGAGAACAACGATGACCTTCCGGAGCCCAAGCACCACAAGGTCTTCCCCAAGCCCAACTGGGTGCCATCGCTCCACACCATCATGAGCCGCGACACCGTCTCGCATCAGGACCGTAACACGCCTACGCCCCACAGTCGTAACACACCCACGCCGTCGCGCCCTTTCATGCCCAGGACCGACACTGACGGCGACCTCGGTGCCACCACAGCGCACCCTGACGTTGAGCAGCAAAGACAGGCGATGAGCCACTCGCTGTCTACCTACCTTGCATCGCAGGTGATGGAGCACGATGATGTCCGTCTCCGTGAGAAGGGTGGCGCGGACACGGAGACCGAGCCTTCGCCTATCGAGATCCCTCCCCGAAGCCCCGAGTCTATTCGTTTCACGCTAACCACGGCCGACACCATCGATGACAtcgagcgccagcgccccaagcgcaaggtcaTCCCTAAGCCCAAACCGAAGGTCCCGACGTACTACGCCTTTGCCAGTCTCTTGGTCTTCACCGGTCTCGCGGGTATCACCGCCGAGTGTCTGGTCGCATCCATCGACGGCCTCACCGAGCACACCGGTGTGTCGCGCGAGTTTATCGGTATGATCGTACTCCCCGTCGTCGGTAACGCAGTCGAGCACATCACAGCTGTCACTGTCTCGCTTAAGGACAGACTCAACCTGTCGCTCTCGATCGCAGTAGGTTCGAGTGTCCAAGTCTCGCTTGGTCTCTTaccgctcctcgtcctcatcggcTGGATGATCGACCAACCCATGTCTCTCCTCTTCGACACGTTCGAGACTATCTgtcttgtcctcgccgtcatcatcgtcaATGCGGCCATCGCCGACGGCCGTACCAActtcctcgagggcgctgTGCTCATGATGACTTGGGTC
- the TMA20 gene encoding uncharacterized protein (Putative RNA-binding Domain in PseudoUridine synthase and Archaeosine transglycosylase), whose translation MFKKFSVKEDVSGSTSVKSSVQRNVRNNLLEQLPLLSQTAYKEGRETPPAEPTPAPVPEPAQEEEEEEDQSKGKGKGGKGKGGKKGGKGGKKGKAQDAPAPADDNKEVQVIDELWPKGEPLGVTKCHERITIYTVHSVPIFFNHFDGPFIPTLRVLHRYPALLPHVQIDRGAIKFLLAGANMMAPGLLSKGGILPEGLAKDAIVAIHAEGKEHACGIGRMSASSDEIRKSGKGVAVEVVCWVGDDFWKIKEIGL comes from the exons ATGTTCAAGAA ATTCAGCGTTAAGGAGGACGTGTCGGGCTCGACGTCGGTCAAGTCGTCCGTTCAGCGCAACGTGCGCAACAACCTTCTCGAGCagctccctctcctctcccagACGGCCTACAAGGAGGGCCGTGAGACTCCACCAGCTGAGCCTACACCTGCACCTGTGCCCGAACCAGCCcaagaggaagaggaggaggaggatcaGTCGAAGGGCAAAggcaagggcggcaagggTAAGGGTGGCAAGAAGGGAGGTAAAGGAGGCAAGAAAGGAAAGGCCCAGGACGCGCCCGCACCCGCCGACGACAACAAGGAGGTGCAGGTGATCGACGAGCTGTGGCCCAAGGGAGAGCCTCTCGGCGTCACCAAGTG CCACGAGCGGATAACCATCTACACTGTGCACAGTGTACCGATCTTCTTCAACCACTTCGATGGGCCTTTTATCCCTACGCTCCGTGTGCTCCACCGCTACCCCGCTCTGCTGCCGCATGTGCAGATTGACCGCGGCGCTATCAAGTTCCTTCTGGCCGGCGCCAACATGATGGCCCCGGGCCTGCTGAGCAAGGGGGGCATTCTTCCCGAAGGACTGGCCAAGGACGCGATTGTTGCCATTCacgccgagggcaaggagcaCGCGTGCGGTATCGGGCGGATGAGCGCGAGTTCGGACGAGATCCGCAAATCGGGCAAGGGCGTGGCCGTTGAGGTTGTGTGCTGGGTTGG CGACGACTTCTGGAAGATCAAGGAGATTGGTCTCTAG
- the ILV2 gene encoding uncharacterized protein (Acetolactate synthase) has protein sequence MISPPSRAILRNIPATRNVIAAQQARFRSTNSSSSKAGQQKLSTSASSAKAKPFVEYAGQSPEAKARVHEQVRRLQSSAATFGAAAVRPAPAPHFQAPPNQNTPDSPYAQHKGDPNVKDGFDHTFVGMSGGQIFQEMMLRHDVKQVFGYPGGAILPVFDAIYNSPHFDFVLPRHEQGAGHMAEGYARITGKPGVVLVTSGPGATNVITPMQDALSDGIPMVVFCGQVATNLIGSDSFQEADVVGISRSCTKWNVMVKDIAELPRRINEAFKIATTGRPGPVLVDLPKDVTAAILRTPIPAKSVQPGQSPYLPTNPLNPGWAQAQAPGESEQITAAAEMINRAKRPIIYAGNGVLSSPEGPKLLKQLSDIGNIPVTTTLQGLGAFDERSDKSLHMLGMHGSAYANFAMQEADVIIALGARFDDRVTGKVDTFGPAAKQAALEGTGGIIHFEIQPKNVNKIVEAQIPVLGDVVASLAELVPQIKPVDRSGWVGRCKANKEKYPFVFTPSKEGERLKPQEVIRALDKQAEIIGKDKVIVATGVGQHQMWAAQHYRWSEPRTWVSSGGLGTMGFGVPAAIGAKVAAPEKVVVDVDGDASFSMTAMELQTANQYNIGVKVLLLNNEFQGMVEQWQDLFYESRFSHTRMVNPDFQALANSMGTKALRCTKQEDLEPMMKEFMEYDNSRPILLECVVSSEHVYPMVPAGKALHEQILHPILQKKNNA, from the exons ATGATctcgcctccttctcgcgcgaTCCTGCGCAACATTCCCGCTACTCGCAATGTTATTGCCGCGCAGCAGGCCCGCTTCCGCTCGACAAattcgtcctcgtcaaaggCGGGACAGCAGAAgctctcaacctcggcttcgtcggccaaggccaagcccTTCGTCGAGTATGCCGGTCAGAGCCCTGAGGCCAAGGCCCGCGTCCACGAGCAGGTGAGGAGGCTGCAGTCTAGCGCGGCTACCTTCGGTGCGGCTGCTGTCCGCCCCGCCCCAGCTCCGCATTTCCAGGCCCCGCCCAACCAGAATACGCCTGACTCGCCGTATGCCCAGCACAAGGGCGACCCGAACGTCAAGGACGGCTTCGACCACAC GTTTGTCGGCATGTCTGGAGGACAGATTTTCCAGGAGATGATGCTCCGCCACGACGTCAAGCAGGTCTTCGGATATCCCGGTGGCGCTATTCTTCCGGTCTTTGACGCCATCTACAACTCGCCCCACTTTGACTTTGTCCTCCCTCGCCATGAGCAAGGCGCCGGCCACATGGCCGAGGGCTACGCCCGCATCACCGGCAAGCCCggtgtcgtcctcgtcacttCTGGACCGGGCGCGACCAACGTCATCACCCCGATGCAGGACGCGCTCTCGGACGGTATCCCCATGGTCGTCTTCTGCGGCCAGGTCGCGACTAACCTCATCGGCTCGGACTCGTTCCAGGAAGCCGATGTTGTTGGtatctcgcgctcgtgcaCCAAGTGGAACGTCATGGTCAAGGACATTGCCGAGCTCCCCCGCCGCATCAACGAGGCTTTCAAGATTGCCACCACCGGCCGCCCCGGCCCCGTCCTCGTGGACCTGCCCAAGGACGTGAccgccgccatcctccGCACCCCCATCCCGGCCAAGTCGGTTCAGCCCGGCCAGTCGCCATATCTCCCCACCAACCCGCTCAACCCCGGATGGGCTCAGGCCCAGGCTCCCGGAGAGTCGGAGCAGATCACTGCCGCCGCGGAGATGATCAACCGCGCCAAGCGCCCCATCATCTACGCTGGTAATGGTGTCCTGTCCTCGCCTGAGGGCcccaagctcctcaagcaGCTCTCTGACATTGGCAACATCCccgtcaccaccaccctccAGGGTCTTGGTGCCTTCGACGAGCGCTCCGACAAGTCGCTCCACATGCTCGGCATGCACGGCTCGGCCTACGCTAACTTTGCCATGCAGGAGGCTGACGTAATTatcgccctcggcgcccgTTTCGACGACCGTGTCAccggcaaggtcgacacCTTTGGTCCCGCTGCCAAGCAGGCCGCTCTCGAGGGCACTGGTGGTATCATCCACTTCGAGATCCAGCCCAAGAACGTCAACAAGATTGTCGAGGCCCAGAtccccgtcctcggcgatgtCGTCGCCTCCCTCGCTGAGCTCGTTCCCCAGATCAAGCCTGTTGACCGCTCCGGGTGGGTCGGCCGCTGCAAGGCCAACAAGGAGAAGTACCCCTTCGTCTTCACCCCCTCCAAGGAGGGTGAGCGCCTCAAGCCGCAGGAGGTTATCCGCGCTCTTGACAagcaggccgagatcatcggcaaggacaaggtcatCGTCGCTACTGGTGTCGGCCAGCACCAGATGTGGGCCGCGCAGCACTACCGCTGGTCCGAGCCTCGCACCTGGGTCTCGTCTGGTGGTCTCGGCACCATGGGCTTCGGCGTCCCAGCCGCCATTGGCGCCAAGGTTGCCGCTCCCGAGAAGGTCGTtgtcgacgttgacggCGACGCCTCATTCTCCATGACCGCCATGGAGCTCCAGACCGCCAACCAGTACAACATCGGTGTCAAGGTCCTACTCCTCAACAACGAGTTCCAGGGCATGGTCGAGCAGTGGCAGGACCTGTTCTACGAGTCGCGCTTCTCGCACACGCGCATGGTCAACCCCGATTTCCAGGCGCTCGCAAACTCGATGGGCACCAAGGCCCTCCGCTGCACCAAGCaggaggacctcgagccCATGATGAAGGAGTTCATGGAGTACGACAACTCGCGtcccatcctcctcgagtgCGTCGTCTCGTCCGAGCACGTCTACCCCATGGTCCCAGCCGGCAAGGCGCTGCACGAGCAGATCCTCCACCCTATTCTCCAGAAGAAGAACAACGCATAG
- a CDS encoding uncharacterized protein (Alanine dehydrogenase/PNT, C-terminal domain), with protein sequence MATPFTPKDNPAFILHGKLDTSYGTLPVPEVGPHEVLIEVQETGICGSDVHFYNTGKMGLVSCCGSMCLGHESAGVIVQLGSALAKRAEASRIENGAAPAGAHTLQLGDRVALEPGTTCRMCSDCRTGNYQICEHMEFAAYPPFDGTLQRYYKLPSDLVYPLPESVDTIYGAMMEPLSVAVHSVANVGGLRTNQNVLIMGAGPVGLLAMAVAKGLGAGRIIGVDINADRLAFAKSYAATDTYIPISQKEGEKRADYSLRAAQDLLSTLRIPERGAGSIDLVVDATGAEVCIQMGLNAVRPGGTFVQTGFGPPDVAIPMFRVVTNEIKIKGSWRYGSGDYPLSIDLVARGLVDLKPLLTHTFPFENALEAFELTRAGKDKEGKPVIKCVIHGPQ encoded by the exons ATGGCGACTCCATTCACTCCCAAGGACAACCCGGCGTTTATCCTCCACGGAAAGCTCGACACGAGCTACGGAACA CTCCCCGTTCCCGAGGTCGGACCCCATGAGGTCCTCATCGAGGTCCAGGAAACTGGCATCTGCGGCTCAGATGTGCACT tcTACAACACGGGCAAGATGGGCCTCGTGTCTTGCTGCGGCTCCATGTGCCTCGGGCACGAGTCGGCCGGCGTGATTGTGCAGCTCGGCTCGGCTCTGGCTAAGCGCGCAGAGGCTTCGCGTATTGAGAAcggcgccgcgccggccgGCGCGCACACCCTGCAGTTGGGCGATCGCGTAGCGCTCGAGCCCGGAACAACGTGCCGCATGTGCTCGGACTGCCGGACCGGCAACTACCAGATCTGCGAGCACATGGAGTTTGCAGCCTACCCGCCCTTTGACGGCACGCTTCAGCGGTACTACAAGCT tccCTCGGACCTGGTGTACCCCCTCCCCGAGAGCGTGGACACGATCTACGGCGCGATGATGGAGCCCCTCTCGGTGGCCGTGCACAGCGTCGCCAacgtcggcggcctccGCACCAACCAGAACGTGCTCATCATGGGTGCTGGGCCTGTTGGTCTGCTCGCGATGGCGGTGGCCAAGGGATTGGGCGCAGGTCGTATCATTGGCGTAGACATTAACGCCGACCGACTGGCATTTGCCAAGTCGTACGCCGCGACCGACACCTACATCCCGATCTcgcagaaggagggcgagaagcggGCGGACTACTCCCTccgcgcggcgcaggacctcctctccaccctccGCATTCCCGAACGCGGTGCTGGATCTATTGATCTGGTGGTGGACGCAACAGGCGCCGAGGTGTGTATCCAGATGGGCCTGAACGCCGTTCGGCCAGGCGGCACTTTTGTGCAGACTGGCTTTGGGCCGCCCGACGTCGCGATCCCCATGTTCCGCGTCGTCACCAACGAGATCAAGATCAAGGGGTCGTGGCGGTACGGGTCGGGCGATTACCCCCTGTCTATTGACTTGGTtgcgcgcggcctcgtcgatctcAAGCCCCTGCTCACGCACACATTCCCGTTCGAGAATGCACTCGAGGCGTTCGAACTGACGCGGGCGGGtaaggacaaggagggcaagccAGTGATCAAGTGCGTCATCCACGGGCCGCAGTAG